A DNA window from Candidatus Hydrogenedentota bacterium contains the following coding sequences:
- a CDS encoding Stp1/IreP family PP2C-type Ser/Thr phosphatase, which yields MSDLIPGAVAGPLDGKNFEATWYGDYLQAHLLTDIGLKRQKNEDSCLMCAPKNPVLADERGVLFSVADGMGGASAGEFASRMSLRAMHQAYFNGPRAAIPPSLRDALVQANQQVFEEAETNPEYSGMGTTVSAVLIIGGWAYIAQVGDSRVYLLREHSGIHQITEDHSLVAEQVRNGVISEAEAENSSFKNLITRAVGIKADVDVDLFAVRLEQGDTLLICSDGLSNMVPNADIAECLSDGDLKAGTRKVVELALENGGTDNVTAVTIRVVDVPPRTPIQPGAREIVLPSTSLWQRILSWFR from the coding sequence TTGAGCGATTTGATTCCAGGCGCCGTGGCCGGGCCGTTGGACGGCAAGAATTTTGAAGCCACCTGGTACGGCGACTATCTCCAGGCTCATCTCCTCACCGATATAGGCCTGAAGCGCCAAAAAAATGAAGACTCCTGCCTGATGTGCGCCCCGAAGAATCCCGTGCTCGCCGACGAGCGCGGTGTTTTGTTTTCCGTGGCGGACGGCATGGGCGGGGCGAGCGCGGGCGAATTCGCCAGCCGAATGTCGCTGCGGGCCATGCATCAGGCCTACTTCAACGGGCCGCGCGCGGCCATTCCCCCCTCCCTCCGGGACGCTCTGGTCCAGGCCAATCAGCAGGTATTCGAAGAAGCCGAGACCAATCCGGAGTATTCCGGAATGGGCACGACCGTTTCGGCGGTGCTCATCATCGGGGGCTGGGCCTATATCGCCCAGGTGGGCGACAGCCGGGTTTACCTGCTGCGCGAGCACTCGGGGATCCACCAGATCACGGAAGATCATTCCCTGGTGGCGGAGCAGGTGCGCAATGGGGTTATCAGCGAGGCGGAAGCCGAAAACAGCTCCTTCAAGAATCTCATCACGCGCGCCGTCGGCATCAAGGCCGATGTGGACGTCGATCTTTTTGCGGTGCGCCTCGAACAGGGCGACACCCTGCTCATCTGCTCGGACGGCCTCTCCAACATGGTGCCGAACGCCGATATCGCCGAATGCCTTTCGGACGGCGACTTGAAGGCGGGCACCCGCAAGGTCGTGGAACTCGCTCTGGAAAACGGTGGTACGGACAACGTGACGGCGGTAACGATCCGGGTGGTGGATGTGCCTCCGAGAACCCCGATCCAACCGGGTGCGCGGGAAATCGTCCTGCCCAGCACCAGCCTCTGGCAGCGCATCTTGAGTTGGTTTCGTTAA
- the ilvC gene encoding ketol-acid reductoisomerase, whose product MQIDFGGVEEHVVTRKEFPMAKAKKVLKDEVIAVIGYGVQGPAQALNMRDNGFNVIVGLRKDSKESWKRAQKDGWEKGKNLFTTEEAVERATVVQFLVSDAAQKAYWPTLKKMLKPGMALYFSHGFSITYKEHTKVVPPADVDVIMVAPKGSGTSVRRNYLAGVGINSSYAVFQDATGRAEDRCLALGIALGSGYMFHTTFEKEVYSDLTGERGILMGALAGVMEAQYEVLRKNGHSPAEAFNETVEELTQSLIRLVDENGMDWMFANCSATAQRGALDWSPKFKKATLPVFKELYARVKSGEECKRVLKSTGGADYKEKLDKELSDLRNSEMWRAGATSRALRPNVPEAQRVKSDKGVSGRGKN is encoded by the coding sequence ATGCAAATCGATTTTGGCGGAGTTGAAGAACACGTCGTCACGCGCAAAGAATTTCCCATGGCGAAGGCCAAGAAGGTCCTGAAGGACGAAGTGATCGCCGTGATCGGCTACGGCGTGCAGGGTCCGGCGCAGGCGCTGAACATGCGCGACAACGGCTTCAACGTCATCGTGGGCCTGCGCAAGGATTCCAAGGAAAGCTGGAAGCGCGCGCAGAAGGACGGCTGGGAAAAGGGCAAGAACCTTTTCACCACCGAGGAAGCCGTGGAGCGCGCCACCGTGGTGCAGTTCCTCGTGTCGGACGCCGCCCAGAAAGCCTACTGGCCCACGCTGAAGAAAATGCTGAAGCCCGGCATGGCCCTCTATTTCTCCCACGGCTTCTCCATCACCTATAAAGAACACACCAAAGTCGTCCCCCCGGCGGATGTGGACGTGATCATGGTCGCCCCCAAAGGTTCCGGCACCTCGGTGCGCCGCAACTACCTGGCGGGCGTCGGCATCAACTCCAGCTACGCCGTCTTCCAGGACGCGACCGGTCGCGCCGAAGACCGCTGCCTGGCCCTGGGCATCGCCCTCGGCTCGGGCTACATGTTCCACACCACCTTTGAGAAGGAGGTATACAGCGACCTCACCGGCGAGCGCGGTATCCTCATGGGCGCCCTGGCCGGCGTCATGGAAGCCCAGTACGAAGTGCTCCGCAAGAACGGCCACAGCCCCGCCGAAGCCTTCAACGAAACCGTTGAGGAGCTCACCCAGAGCCTCATCCGCCTGGTCGACGAGAACGGCATGGACTGGATGTTCGCCAACTGCTCCGCCACGGCCCAGCGCGGCGCCCTCGACTGGTCGCCCAAGTTCAAGAAGGCCACCCTGCCGGTCTTCAAAGAGCTCTACGCCCGCGTTAAGAGCGGTGAAGAGTGCAAGCGCGTCCTCAAGTCCACCGGCGGCGCGGACTACAAGGAGAAGCTCGACAAAGAGCTTTCCGACCTGCGCAACAGCGAAATGTGGCGCGCCGGCGCGACCAGCCGCGCCCTCCGCCCGAATGTCCCCGAGGCCCAGCGGGTCAAGTCGGACAAGGGCGTTTCCGGACGCGGAAAGAACTAG
- a CDS encoding SMP-30/gluconolactonase/LRE family protein, whose translation MLLNALIAAATSLAALHDPASVSPLSTGHQFTEGPVWRADGTLLFSDIPADRIYTGKREIFRDPSGQSNGLTLDREGRLIAAEHKTRRVTRTEKDGTITVLAETFEGKKFNSPNDVIVRGDGVIFFTDPPYGLEGGMANSELGFSGVYAIEPESKTVTLVGKHFNKPNGLCLSPDEKMLYVADTEGDHEPSEKVGDIWVFGIGETGAYEGGKVFCQLPYPDGIKADTQGNIWATCEDGVRVYGPAGDLLETVVLPEGPANCGFGGKDGKTLYVTARTSVYTVKTSVAGIFPAGKK comes from the coding sequence ATGCTGCTAAACGCCCTGATCGCCGCCGCCACATCCCTGGCCGCATTGCACGATCCCGCCAGTGTTTCACCCCTCTCCACGGGCCATCAGTTTACCGAAGGCCCGGTCTGGCGGGCGGACGGCACCCTGCTGTTCAGCGATATTCCCGCGGATCGGATTTACACGGGCAAGCGTGAGATTTTCCGCGATCCGAGCGGACAATCCAATGGTCTGACGCTGGATCGGGAAGGGCGACTGATCGCGGCGGAACACAAGACGCGCCGGGTGACCCGGACGGAAAAGGACGGGACGATCACCGTGCTGGCCGAGACATTCGAGGGCAAGAAGTTCAACAGTCCGAACGATGTGATCGTTCGGGGAGACGGGGTTATCTTTTTCACGGATCCGCCCTACGGACTGGAAGGCGGTATGGCCAATTCCGAGCTGGGCTTCAGCGGGGTCTACGCAATCGAGCCCGAATCGAAAACGGTGACGCTGGTGGGCAAGCATTTCAACAAGCCCAACGGCCTCTGCCTGTCGCCCGATGAGAAGATGCTCTATGTCGCCGATACCGAGGGCGACCACGAGCCCTCGGAGAAGGTGGGCGACATTTGGGTCTTTGGCATCGGGGAAACCGGGGCCTACGAAGGCGGCAAGGTCTTCTGTCAACTCCCCTACCCCGACGGCATTAAGGCGGACACGCAGGGCAACATCTGGGCGACCTGCGAAGACGGCGTGCGGGTGTATGGCCCGGCGGGCGACCTGCTGGAGACGGTGGTGCTGCCGGAAGGTCCGGCCAACTGCGGTTTTGGCGGCAAGGATGGCAAGACCCTGTATGTCACGGCGCGCACGAGCGTGTACACGGTGAAAACCAGCGTCGCGGGGATTTTTCCCGCGGGTAAGAAATAG